One segment of Erigeron canadensis isolate Cc75 chromosome 2, C_canadensis_v1, whole genome shotgun sequence DNA contains the following:
- the LOC122589770 gene encoding uncharacterized protein LOC122589770 yields MTTVIHQRRASYSDQHGQRRDNKESFKDYGSFDSEYVAAIAAATFAVHSFEERTSSQIQRKDKARVEVETNSSRTKMNPASNKAPSFGRPSRPREPPYANRNLSIHHGSGNTKLDAWEITELLKIQKQYEKSSLTILEWENEKKARAKLRVEEKMKKLEQRRSISWQHYQNKLARIDHVAGGARSQAEDKKRKDEKKIKQRANEMRSLGVSSPKYCFLC; encoded by the exons ATGACAACCGTGATCCACCAAAGAAG gGCTTCGTATTCGGATCAGCATGGACAGCGACGTGACAACAAAGAGTCTTTCAAAG ATTATGGTTCTTTTGATAGCGAATATGTGGCTGCAATAGCTGCAGCCACGTTTGCTGTACACTCATTCGAAGAAAGAACAAGCTCCCAGAttcaaagaaaagataaagctaGAGTAGAAG TTGAAACTAATTCTTCAAGAACCAAAATGAATCCAGCATCAAATAAAGCTCCATCATTCGGAAGACCAAGTAGGCCTAGAGAGCCGCCATATGCTAATAGAAACTTGAGCATACATCATGGAAGTGGCAACACAAAACTTGATGCTTGGGAAATAACTGAATTGCTCAAGATTCAAAAACA ATACGAGAAAAGTAGCCTAACAATTCTAGAATGGGAAAATGagaagaaagcaagagctaaactTCGAGTGGAAGAGAAAATG AAAAAATTGGAACAAAGAAGATCAATAAGTTGGCAGCACTACCAGAACAAGCTGGCCAGGATCGATCATGTAGCTGGAGGAGCACGATCACAAGCGGAAGATAAGAAAAGGAAAGACGAGAAGAAGATTAAACAGAGAGCAAATGAGATGAGATCACTTGGAGTTTCATCTCCAAAATATTGCTTCTTGTGCTGA
- the LOC122587015 gene encoding transcription factor PIF7 isoform X1, with protein MYRQQEMKQQHPPPPLVPPIMLSDYGVAEITWENGQPTMHGLVSADETLESIVHQATTYYNQTPNQVNDLPQNEIRPKVPKNNLGGANNIASSSAKWGNSASQSYLKKRPRPSVIVHDQFFGNLQVEDNVSNSATITSKENDTTMMTWPSSDSPNQSFKSQKTDDDSAGLYGSENQEEECRNNEGETVRSHSSRRSRAAAVHNQSERRRRERINQKMKALQKLVPNANKTDKASMLDEVIDYLKKLQSQVQLMKNMPFPPQQMMMPIPLQLQQQQQQQQQQQQLQMSMLARMGMGFGLQMGMPGIMPQPAHHPFMAPQTMINPGHVGATSQTIHSRPSTNTTPFSDPHSAFLAQHMNMDMFNNMAAFYRQQANQGKSMGMDSSQPEHVHGK; from the exons ATGTATAGGCAGCAAGAGATGAAGCAGCAGCATCCCCCTCCTCCTCTAGTCCCCCCCATTAT GCTTAGTGACTATGGAGTTGCAGAAATAACATGGGAAAATGGTCAACCAACCATGCATGGGCTCGTAAGTGCTGATGAGACACTAGAGTCCATTGTTCATCAAGCTACAACATATTACAACCAAACTCCAAaccaagtaaatgatttgccaCAAAACGAGATCCGGCCTAAAGTTCCTAAAAATAATCTAGGCGGGGCAAATAATATTGCATCTTCTAGTGCGAAATGGGGCAATAGTGCAAGCCAAAGTTACCTCAAGAAAAGACCAAGACCATCTGTTATTGTACATGATCAATTTTTTGGAAATTTGCAAGTAGAAGATAATGTTAGCAATAGTGCTACAATTACTTCTAAAGAGAATGACACTACAATGATGACATGGCCTTCATCCGATTCGCCTAATCAGAGTTTCAAGAGCCAAAAAACAGACGATGACTCTGCTGGTCTATATGGATCG GAAAATCAAGAAGAAGAATGCAGGAATAATGAGGGTGAAACAGTCCGGTCTCATTCAAGTAGGCGAAGCAGGGCTGCTGCCGTTCATAACCAATCCGAACGA CGACGAAGAGAAAGAATCAACCAGAAGATGAAAGCTCTGCAGAAGTTGGTGCCTAATGCTAATAAG ACGGATAAAGCATCAATGTTGGATGAAGTGATAGATTACTTAAAGAAATTACAATCACAAGTACAGCTAATGAAGAACATGCCATTTCCACCACAACAAATGATGATGCCAATTCCCCTACAACtgcaacagcagcagcagcagcaacaacaacaacaacagcttCAGATGTCGATGCTGGCCCGAATGGGAATGGGATTTGGCCTTCAGATGGGTATGCCCGGAATCATGCCCCAGCCAGCTCATCATCCTTTTATGGCCCCACAAACCATGATTAACCCTGGACATGTAGGCGCCACATCACAAACAATCCATAGTCGCCCGTCCACCAACACAACTCCTTTCAGTGATCCACATAGCGCGTTTCTTGCACAA CATATGAACATGGATATGTTCAACAACATGGCCGCTTTTTATCGGCAACAAGCCAATCAGGGAAAGTCAATGGGCATGGACTCGTCTCAGCCAGAGCATGTTCATGGCAAGTGA
- the LOC122587015 gene encoding transcription factor PIF7 isoform X2: MTFFRLSDYGVAEITWENGQPTMHGLVSADETLESIVHQATTYYNQTPNQVNDLPQNEIRPKVPKNNLGGANNIASSSAKWGNSASQSYLKKRPRPSVIVHDQFFGNLQVEDNVSNSATITSKENDTTMMTWPSSDSPNQSFKSQKTDDDSAGLYGSENQEEECRNNEGETVRSHSSRRSRAAAVHNQSERRRRERINQKMKALQKLVPNANKTDKASMLDEVIDYLKKLQSQVQLMKNMPFPPQQMMMPIPLQLQQQQQQQQQQQQLQMSMLARMGMGFGLQMGMPGIMPQPAHHPFMAPQTMINPGHVGATSQTIHSRPSTNTTPFSDPHSAFLAQHMNMDMFNNMAAFYRQQANQGKSMGMDSSQPEHVHGK; the protein is encoded by the exons atgacatttttcaG GCTTAGTGACTATGGAGTTGCAGAAATAACATGGGAAAATGGTCAACCAACCATGCATGGGCTCGTAAGTGCTGATGAGACACTAGAGTCCATTGTTCATCAAGCTACAACATATTACAACCAAACTCCAAaccaagtaaatgatttgccaCAAAACGAGATCCGGCCTAAAGTTCCTAAAAATAATCTAGGCGGGGCAAATAATATTGCATCTTCTAGTGCGAAATGGGGCAATAGTGCAAGCCAAAGTTACCTCAAGAAAAGACCAAGACCATCTGTTATTGTACATGATCAATTTTTTGGAAATTTGCAAGTAGAAGATAATGTTAGCAATAGTGCTACAATTACTTCTAAAGAGAATGACACTACAATGATGACATGGCCTTCATCCGATTCGCCTAATCAGAGTTTCAAGAGCCAAAAAACAGACGATGACTCTGCTGGTCTATATGGATCG GAAAATCAAGAAGAAGAATGCAGGAATAATGAGGGTGAAACAGTCCGGTCTCATTCAAGTAGGCGAAGCAGGGCTGCTGCCGTTCATAACCAATCCGAACGA CGACGAAGAGAAAGAATCAACCAGAAGATGAAAGCTCTGCAGAAGTTGGTGCCTAATGCTAATAAG ACGGATAAAGCATCAATGTTGGATGAAGTGATAGATTACTTAAAGAAATTACAATCACAAGTACAGCTAATGAAGAACATGCCATTTCCACCACAACAAATGATGATGCCAATTCCCCTACAACtgcaacagcagcagcagcagcaacaacaacaacaacagcttCAGATGTCGATGCTGGCCCGAATGGGAATGGGATTTGGCCTTCAGATGGGTATGCCCGGAATCATGCCCCAGCCAGCTCATCATCCTTTTATGGCCCCACAAACCATGATTAACCCTGGACATGTAGGCGCCACATCACAAACAATCCATAGTCGCCCGTCCACCAACACAACTCCTTTCAGTGATCCACATAGCGCGTTTCTTGCACAA CATATGAACATGGATATGTTCAACAACATGGCCGCTTTTTATCGGCAACAAGCCAATCAGGGAAAGTCAATGGGCATGGACTCGTCTCAGCCAGAGCATGTTCATGGCAAGTGA